A window of the Haloarcula litorea genome harbors these coding sequences:
- a CDS encoding YbhB/YbcL family Raf kinase inhibitor-like protein: MGGLELTSPAFEAGGRIPEEHGYADANVSPPLTVENVPDGTASLLLIVDDPDAREPAGKVWDHWLLWNIPPDVGELSAGTTPEGAVEGQNDFGETGWGGPNPPDSEHTYRFLLYALDTTLGLDPSATKDDLYDAAEGHLLGKAKLTGTFAP, from the coding sequence ATGGGCGGACTCGAACTCACAAGTCCGGCGTTCGAAGCGGGCGGCCGGATCCCCGAGGAACACGGCTACGCCGACGCCAACGTCAGCCCGCCGCTGACCGTCGAGAACGTCCCCGACGGGACGGCGTCTCTCCTCCTCATCGTCGACGACCCCGACGCGAGGGAGCCGGCCGGGAAGGTCTGGGACCACTGGCTGCTCTGGAACATCCCGCCGGACGTGGGGGAGCTCTCCGCGGGGACGACCCCCGAGGGCGCTGTCGAGGGGCAGAACGACTTCGGCGAGACGGGGTGGGGCGGCCCGAACCCACCGGACAGCGAACACACCTACCGGTTCCTGCTGTACGCGCTGGACACGACGCTCGGTCTGGACCCGAGCGCGACCAAGGACGACCTCTACGACGCCGCGGAGGGCCACCTCCTCGGCAAGGCGAAACTGACCGGGACGTTCGCGCCCTAG